One Elaeis guineensis isolate ETL-2024a chromosome 10, EG11, whole genome shotgun sequence genomic window carries:
- the LOC105052231 gene encoding factor of DNA methylation 1 isoform X1, producing MAPEEVGRLHKLVGSLLQEIDYKNRRLYEFESKFSQVMEEKNKLHQILMDEMRKMQYTITNCSQENEKLKLELQCLRKDLEHQQKELQNTDAEKVWKRVKLSDESGKVKSSIGMMQGEAQVSKDMKVDDLRTQDSDELTNNQESDPEFLIPLILKERRSNHELQEARKELITGFKDFFSSRSLIGVKRLGELNDKPFQDACRQRFPNEEPDVKSAELCSLWQCHITNSEWYPFRVTTIEGKAQDTLNESDEKLQALKSEWGEEIYKAVATSLMELNEHNPSGRYIVPELWNFKEGRIATLKEAIQYLFKQIRSLKAAKRRNPRHLGM from the exons ATGGCGCCTGAAGAGGTAGGCAGATTGCACAAACTTGTAGGAAGTCTACTTCAGGAAATTGATTACAAGAATAGGCGCCTGTATGAGTTTGAGTCCAAGTTTAGCCAGGTGATGGAAGAGAAGAACAAGTTACACCAGATCCTCATGGATG AAATGAGGAAGATGCAGTACACCATAACCAATTGTTCTCAGGAGAATGAAAAATTGAAGCTAGAACTGCAATGTCTGAGGAAGGATCTAGAGCACCAGCAAAAAGAATTGCAAAATACTGATGCAGAAAAAGTGTGGAAGAGAGTGAAGCTTAGTGATGAATCAGGAAAG GTCAAAAGTAGCATAGGGATGATGCAAGGTGAGGCACAAGTGTCGAAAGACATGAAAGTTGATGATTTAAGAACTCAGGATAGTGATGAATTGACAAACAACCAAGAAAGTGATCCAGAATTCCTGATTCCACTCATACTGAAAGAACGGAGGAGTAATCATGAGCTACAGGAAGCCCGCAAAGAATTGATAACT ggTTTCAAAGACTTTTTTAGCAGCCGTAGCTTAATTGGAGTCAAGAGATTGGGAGAGCTCAATGACAAGCCCTTTCAGGATGCTTGCCGTCAAAGATTTCCAAATGAGGAACCTGATGTGAAAAGTGCTGAGCTGTGCTCCTTATGGCAGTGTCACATAACAAATTCAGAGTGGTATCCTTTCAGAGTTACCACCATCGAAGGAAAGGCTCAA GATACATTAAATGAAAGTGATGAAAAGTTGCAAGCTTTGAAAAGTGAGTGGGGTGAGGAAATTTACAAAGCCGTGGCTACGAGTCTGATGGAGCTTAATGAGCACAACCCAAGTGGAAGATACATTGTTCCAGAACTTTGGAATTTCAAGGAAGGAAGGATAGCCACTTTGAAGGAGGCCATTCAGTACCTCTTTAAGCAAATAAGGAGTCTAAAAGCTGCCAAACGCAGAAATCCACGACACCTGGGCATGTAA
- the LOC105052231 gene encoding factor of DNA methylation 5 isoform X2, translating into MRKMQYTITNCSQENEKLKLELQCLRKDLEHQQKELQNTDAEKVWKRVKLSDESGKVKSSIGMMQGEAQVSKDMKVDDLRTQDSDELTNNQESDPEFLIPLILKERRSNHELQEARKELITGFKDFFSSRSLIGVKRLGELNDKPFQDACRQRFPNEEPDVKSAELCSLWQCHITNSEWYPFRVTTIEGKAQDTLNESDEKLQALKSEWGEEIYKAVATSLMELNEHNPSGRYIVPELWNFKEGRIATLKEAIQYLFKQIRSLKAAKRRNPRHLGM; encoded by the exons ATGAGGAAGATGCAGTACACCATAACCAATTGTTCTCAGGAGAATGAAAAATTGAAGCTAGAACTGCAATGTCTGAGGAAGGATCTAGAGCACCAGCAAAAAGAATTGCAAAATACTGATGCAGAAAAAGTGTGGAAGAGAGTGAAGCTTAGTGATGAATCAGGAAAG GTCAAAAGTAGCATAGGGATGATGCAAGGTGAGGCACAAGTGTCGAAAGACATGAAAGTTGATGATTTAAGAACTCAGGATAGTGATGAATTGACAAACAACCAAGAAAGTGATCCAGAATTCCTGATTCCACTCATACTGAAAGAACGGAGGAGTAATCATGAGCTACAGGAAGCCCGCAAAGAATTGATAACT ggTTTCAAAGACTTTTTTAGCAGCCGTAGCTTAATTGGAGTCAAGAGATTGGGAGAGCTCAATGACAAGCCCTTTCAGGATGCTTGCCGTCAAAGATTTCCAAATGAGGAACCTGATGTGAAAAGTGCTGAGCTGTGCTCCTTATGGCAGTGTCACATAACAAATTCAGAGTGGTATCCTTTCAGAGTTACCACCATCGAAGGAAAGGCTCAA GATACATTAAATGAAAGTGATGAAAAGTTGCAAGCTTTGAAAAGTGAGTGGGGTGAGGAAATTTACAAAGCCGTGGCTACGAGTCTGATGGAGCTTAATGAGCACAACCCAAGTGGAAGATACATTGTTCCAGAACTTTGGAATTTCAAGGAAGGAAGGATAGCCACTTTGAAGGAGGCCATTCAGTACCTCTTTAAGCAAATAAGGAGTCTAAAAGCTGCCAAACGCAGAAATCCACGACACCTGGGCATGTAA